One Gadus morhua chromosome 1, gadMor3.0, whole genome shotgun sequence DNA segment encodes these proteins:
- the LOC115548944 gene encoding transmembrane protein 198, whose product MADPSLYVTDTPGPASTLGDTCVWEIRQEYDVIPTLVCSICLSVGLVYCFFGYRCFKMVMFLSGFMLGSAVVCLLSLVQKDSVPDTELGLGTKAGISLGVGVLCGLLTMLVSTLGLFLTGLQLGGVLSGAALLAVAQFHPTLSPWWAPLGALLATSVLCALLTLRWQKPLTVGSTAVVGASAVALSVDYLVEAFPLAVHLGDAVSGVAPYPLCWISGALMGIAPALSLAGVLVQWRVTAVGVSHSEWAEFRKQQAKAEAPTSTLQYRRSHRRAPSQRRRGPPPLRRYAGDVLAPSYIRSLQERQMGTGSSSSSSTVSTVTCTVIDLDFETGSMAPLTASSPGFRL is encoded by the exons ATGGCCGACCCGTCCCTCTACGTGACTGATACACCTGGCCCCGCCTCAACCCTGGgagacacgtgtgtgtgggagattaGGCAGGAGTATGACGTCATTCCCACGCTGGTCTGCTCCATATGTCTGTCAGTGGGTCTGGTCTACTGTTTCTTTG GATATCGCTGCTTCAAGATGGTGATGTTCCTGTCCGGGTTCATGCTGGGCTCGGCCGTGGTGTGCCTCCTGTCGCTGGTCCAGAAGGACTCCGTGCCGGACACGGAGCTGGGCCTGGGGACCAAGGCGGGCATCAGCCTGGGTGTGGGCGTGCTGTGTGGCCTGCTCACCATGCTGGTGTCCACCCTGGGGCTCTTCCTCACCGGCCTGCAGCTGGGGGGGGTACTCTCCGGCGCCGCCCTGCTGGCCGTCGCACAGTTCCACCCCACCCTGTCCCCCTGGTGGGCGCCCCTCGGCGCCCTGCTGGCCACCAGCGTGCTCTGCGCCCTGCTCACGCTGCGCTGGCAGAAGCCCCTCACCGTGGGGTCCACGGCCGTGGTGGGGGCGTCCGCCGTGGCGCTGAGCGTGGACTACCTGGTGGAGGCCTTCCCGCTGGCGGTGCACCTGGGCGACGCCGTGTCGGGGGTGGCCCCGTACCCGCTGTGCTGGATCAGCGGGGCCCTCATGGGGATCGCCCCCGCTCTGAGTCTGGCGGGAGTGCTGGTGCAGTGGAGGGTCACGGCTGTTGGGGTGTCCCACAGCGAGTGGG CTGAGTTTAGGAAGCAGCAGGCCAAGGCCGAGGCCCCGACCAGCACGCTGCAGTACAGGCGGAGCCACAGGAGGGCCCCCTCTCAGCGCCGCCGCGGGCCGCCGCCCCTGAGGCGCTACGCCGGGGACGTGCTGGCGCCG AGCTACATCAGGAGTCTGCAGGAGCGCCAGATGGGCACGgggtcctccagcagcagcagcaccgtcAGCACCGTCACGTGCACCGTGATTGACTTGGACTTTGAGACGGGCTCCATGGCACCGCTGACCGCCTCCTCGCCGGGGTTCAGGCTTTAG